The proteins below come from a single Hyphomicrobium denitrificans ATCC 51888 genomic window:
- a CDS encoding SPFH domain-containing protein, whose translation MGLIIAVAVLIYLASAIRVLRQYERGVVFMLGKFAGVRGPGLTLIFNPIQTMQRVSLRTVTMEIPSQKIITKDNVSIDIAAVAYYNVSDPEKSVIAIENVYEAINQISQTTVRKVVGRFSLDQLLAQTVDVNEQIKNVIDEHTEPWGAQVTAVEIKDIVLPDNMQRAMAKEAEAERERRAKIVGAEGEFQAAMRLGEAADIIAAHPVALQLRTLQTMSEIATEKNSTIFFPAQFMTTVQEAIATLKRDSEKG comes from the coding sequence ATGGGATTAATTATTGCGGTCGCCGTCCTCATTTATCTCGCAAGCGCGATCCGCGTCCTGCGGCAGTACGAGCGCGGCGTCGTCTTCATGCTCGGCAAGTTCGCGGGCGTTCGCGGGCCTGGCCTGACGCTGATTTTCAATCCGATCCAGACGATGCAGCGCGTCTCTCTTCGCACCGTGACGATGGAGATCCCGTCGCAGAAGATCATCACCAAGGACAACGTCTCGATCGATATCGCAGCCGTTGCCTACTACAACGTCAGTGATCCCGAAAAATCCGTCATTGCGATCGAGAACGTCTACGAGGCGATCAACCAGATCAGCCAGACGACCGTGCGCAAGGTCGTCGGCCGCTTTTCACTCGACCAGCTCTTGGCTCAGACCGTCGACGTCAACGAGCAGATCAAGAACGTGATCGACGAGCACACCGAGCCCTGGGGCGCGCAGGTGACGGCCGTCGAGATCAAGGACATCGTCCTTCCCGACAACATGCAGCGCGCAATGGCGAAAGAAGCCGAAGCTGAGCGCGAGCGGCGCGCCAAAATCGTCGGAGCCGAAGGCGAGTTCCAGGCCGCCATGCGTCTCGGCGAGGCCGCCGACATCATTGCCGCGCATCCGGTCGCCTTACAGCTCCGCACCCTGCAAACGATGTCCGAGATTGCGACCGAAAAGAACTCGACGATCTTCTTCCCGGCCCAGTTCATGACGACCGTCCAGGAAGCGATCGCGACGCTGAAAAGGGATTCGGAAAAAGGCTGA
- a CDS encoding MarC family protein produces the protein MDIFNGMIGSFLVALPALFSIVNPIGGALIYSQVTIGRPHAERITLAYRVAVYSAIVMLVSLLIGASLMSFFGVSIEALRVAGGLVVAASAWGMLYDPKENEDRKQDHAASAAGESDIAFFPLTMPFTTGPGTISVAIALSASRPSTTEALLPFYTGTSAAAILVALAVAICYASADRLVALLGPARARVLTRLSAFLLLCIGVQILMSGVQGAIATTLAHAH, from the coding sequence GTCAATCCGATCGGTGGCGCGTTGATCTACAGTCAGGTTACCATCGGGCGACCGCATGCCGAACGCATAACGCTCGCGTATCGCGTCGCCGTTTACTCCGCCATCGTCATGCTGGTTTCGCTGCTGATCGGCGCATCCTTGATGAGCTTCTTCGGCGTCAGCATCGAAGCGCTGCGCGTCGCGGGCGGCCTCGTCGTCGCGGCGAGTGCCTGGGGCATGCTCTACGATCCCAAGGAAAACGAAGACCGCAAACAGGATCATGCGGCGTCGGCAGCGGGCGAAAGCGACATCGCTTTCTTTCCGTTGACCATGCCGTTCACCACCGGCCCAGGCACGATCTCCGTCGCCATCGCGTTGAGCGCCAGCCGCCCCTCGACGACGGAAGCCCTATTGCCATTCTATACGGGCACATCGGCCGCCGCGATCCTCGTCGCGCTCGCCGTTGCCATCTGCTACGCGTCCGCCGATCGCCTCGTGGCCCTGCTCGGCCCCGCACGCGCACGCGTCCTCACGCGCCTGTCGGCATTCCTTCTGCTCTGCATCGGCGTCCAGATCCTGATGTCAGGCGTGCAAGGCGCCATTGCGACGACGCTCGCCCACGCGCACTAA